From a region of the Apis cerana isolate GH-2021 linkage group LG13, AcerK_1.0, whole genome shotgun sequence genome:
- the LOC108002623 gene encoding uronyl 2-sulfotransferase-like — protein MRFNRGLVTGVAACLTVFFIILNLKSTIETVNNSGINIKEPYVGEQNIHKDQTYRYVTPSLAELAARGALPKMNKHILMLTRVPDAGAELFVLLLQRLQGYNAFKHIRLPPGDHGLLSTLQEELLVEEITNIIRQEAIPLSFDGDVRFLNFSKFGRESPSFISLVRNPIGVQNFLRYHERRRNMLENRAIPIFCGQDPRCSEINNKWALQRAKANVVEWYPVVGILECMEQSIDLLEYKFPYFFRGAKHSYKKIQSKNKHFPDPEFMLNSQKGYNILSKLFEDEIEFYQWLKLRLLNETLKKKR, from the exons ATGCGGTTTAATCGCGGCTTGGTAACTGGTGTCGCTGCTTGCTTGACAGTTTTcttcatcattttaaatttgaagtcAACTATAGAGACTGTAAACAATTCggggataaatataaaagagccTTACGTTGGGGAACAAAATATCCACAAGGATCAG ACGTATCGATATGTTACCCCCTCTCTCGCGGAATTAGCTGCTCGTGGAGCTTTGCCGAAGatgaataaacatattttaatgttgACTCGTGTACCCGACGCCGGAGCCGAACTCTTTGTCCTGTTGCTACAACGTTTGCAGGGTTACAATGCATTTAAGCATATACGATTACCACCTGGCGATCACGGCCTTCTATCAACTTTGCAAGag GAACTTTTAGTAGAAGAAATTACTAATATCATAAGACAGGAAGCGATTCCTTTAAGTTTCGACGGAGATGTCAGATTCTTAAACTTTTCAAAGTTCGGGCGAGAGTCTCCATCATTCATTTCCTTAGTAAGGAATCCTATAGGAGTACAAAATTTTCTGAG ATATCACGAGAGACGAAGAAATATGCTGGAAAATAGAGCCATACCCATATTTTGCGGTCAAGATCCTCGATGCTC agaaataaataacaagtGGGCGTTACAACGGGCCAAAGCGAACGTCGTTGAATGGTATCCTGTTGTCGGAATATTGGAGTGCATGGAACAATCGATAGATTTACTGGAATAcaaatttccatatttctttCGAGGTGCTAAGCatagttacaaaaaaattc aatcgaaaaataaacattttcccGACCCcgaatttatgttaaattcgCAAAAAGGCTATAATATTTTGTCTAAACTCTTCGAGGATGAAATAGAGTTTTATCAATGGTTGAAATTGCGACTTTTAAACGAAACATTGAAGAAGAAACGGTGA
- the LOC107997151 gene encoding obg-like ATPase 1 yields MAPKKIEEPERKPLIGRVGTNLKVGIVGIPNVGKSTFFNVLTKSQAAAENFPFCTIDPNESRVPVPDTRFDYLCDYFKPASKVPAFLNVVDIAGLVKGAAEGQGLGNSFLSHINACDGIFHLCRAFDDDDVTHVEGDVNPVRDLEIISEELRLKDIEFLNGHLEKLEKLVVRGNDKKLKPEYDTLLKVKGVMVDEKRHIRFADWSATDIEVLNKYLFLTSKPVIYLINLSEKDYVRKKNKWLIKIKEWVDKNDPGAILIPFSGVFENKLLDMNEAERGKYLEENKVTSALDKIIVQGYKALQLQYFFTAGHDEVKAWTIQRGTKAPQAAGKIHTDFEKGFIMAEVMKFDDFKNEGSEAAVKAAGKYRQQGRNYVVEDGDIIFFKFNAGAGLKDAKKK; encoded by the exons ATGGCGCCAAAGAAAATCGAGGAACCGGAACGGAAACCGCTTATTGGCCGTGTGGGAACCAATTTGAAAGTTGGCATAGTGGGTATACCTAACGTAGGGAAATCGACCTTCTTCAACGTGTTGACGAAAAGCCAAGCGGCCGCTGAGAATTTCCCCTTCTGCACCATCGATCCCAATGAAA GTCGCGTACCTGTCCCTGACACGAGATTCGATTATCTGTGCGACTATTTCAAACCGGCCAG CAAAGTCCCGGCCTTCTTGAACGTCGTGGACATCGCCGGATTGGTTAAGGGCGCAGCGGAGGGCCAAGGACTGGGGAACAGTTTCCTCTCGCACATCAACGCTTGCGACGGAATTTTCCATCTTTGTC GAGCGTTCGATGACGACGACGTTACCCACGTGGAGGGAGACGTGAACCCCGTCAGGGATCTCGAGATCATCAGCGAGGAGTTGCGGTTGAAAGACATCGAATTCTTGAACGGCCATCTCGAGAAATTGGAGAAACTCGTTGTTCGAGGAAACGACAAGAAGCTCAAGCCCGAATAC GATACGTTGTTGAAAGTGAAAGGTGTGATGGTTGACGAGAAGAGGCACATCAGATTTGCCGATTGGAGTGCCACCGAT ATCGAGGTTTTGAACAAGTATTTGTTCCTCACGTCGAAGCCGgttatttatttgatcaaCCTGTCCGAGAAGGATTACGTgcgtaaaaagaataaatg GTTGATCAAAATCAAGGAGTGGGTCGACAAGAACGATCCGGGGGCCATTCTGATCCCGTTCAGCGGCGTGTTTGAAAATAAACTACTCGACATGAACGAGGCGGAACGCGGGAAATATTTAGAAGAGAACAAGGTCACAAG cGCCCTCGACAAGATCATCGTTCAAGGATACAAGGCACTGCAATTGCAGTACTTCTTCACGGCAGGCCACGACGAAGTCAAGGCATGGACGATCCAG agGGGTACGAAAGCACCACAGGCCGCGGGAAAGATTCACACGGATTTTGAGAAAGGATTTATCATGGCTGAAGTCATGAAATTTGACGATTTTAAAAACGAGGGATCGGAAGCTGCTGTGAAG GCTGCCGGAAAATATAGACAGCAAGGACGCAATTACGTCGTCGAGGATggagatataattttctttaagttTAACGCTGGAGCTGGATTAAAGGATGCGAAGAAAAAGTGA